CACCCCATCCATGTTGGGCCGTTAAAGCAAACGACAAGACGGCTTTTCTCAGCCTTTGCTACTCACATTTGCAGCAAAACCAGCTGACGTTTACCTCAAAGTTGActgcttttgcttttctttctttttcttaaccTAAGCCTCCTCCTCTTTGTCGCATTCACTTTCAACACCAGCTAGTAACACTTTCATGGTTTCATTAAGGGGGCTTCAATTCCCAGGCCCATGttccacttctttttttttcttttttttttcctctttttttttgggaatttgaaCTGtgttgggagaaaaaaaaaataaaaaaactgagTTGGAAGTGTATCGGTATTGGGATCTGCCGGTGCTTTTGTCTCACATTGTGTTCCGACACTGTCGTATAGGGAATGTCTGTCTGCTTTTCTTTGGTTCCTGTTTGGATGCCAGAATTACTTATCCTCATTTGGGAAGAAATTGACCTAATAGCATACTTGCTGCTGCCCATTAACATGTGATGCCATTGCCACCAACTAATTTGCATATAATGAAAAGAATCAGTCAACACACAAGGGTCGTCGCTAATGATCATCGCCGTGTCGATTATTGATAAGTTAAATGGTCACCGCTAATGAGCTTAAGACTCGATAAGTTTATTGGTGATTGGAATATTAATGAGATTTACTTGTTCCAACAGATTagataaacaattcaaaatttgctaaaacaaatatattaagACAAAGGAGGCCAAACTGATATATTTAGTGAAGGTTTTATTGCTTCCCTAAACTAGGTACATTATTGTCTCCAACCAGTAATCTAGTATTAAGGAATGGTCCCAAGCAACTCCTTAAAATGAAGTTACAATCCCAAGACCATGGGAACTCACTCTGAGTGTAGTTTGACTGCAAATAGGAGGAGGGCATTGGTGGTCAAGGAGCCATCAAGGCCTTTGTGCTGAGGATTTTGAAGGAGTAGACAGTGGACAAAGGTCTGCACCCATTTCCACTAAAATGTTCTTTTCTTTGCCCTTTTGCTCGAACTGTCCAACCAACCTACATGTCTGTTTAAAGCCCCATTGACACGTCACACACACGTGATTGTTTCATCACCACCGACCTCTTGTCGCTGTGCttaatttttaaaggaaaaaacaaaaacaaaaatactatatTAGtttctagggttagggttttaatcaaatttaaatggatcaaattttaagttttaattcgTCCTCAAGTCAGTCTCTCCGTTCCCACTTTCTTAAACAGATTCTCCCAATCTGAAGTGCCTAGGTAAAAGAGCATAAATAAGCTCAAATTGAGAgagataattatattaattcttgagtagtcatttaaaaaacataaaaataaaaataacttaaacacaTTAGCCAGTGTGATAAatgtgtgaagagtagcattgtTCTAAATTCTCATGCACTTCACATAAAGTAATGCTACTATTCACATTAATTATAATGtaatgtgttttaattttttttttaagtgactcGCATAAAGTTACTTTAAAAATTAGGTCAAATTAGTCGATATAAAATaagtttaataaataaatgtaaaaaataacgTTACTCTCCAaagggtagcttaatcggcagtagaccacgcctcatgaagcaagATCACTAGATTGAATCTCCCATctcccttctcttgtgtggacatgtcaaaaataacaTTACTACAGTTATCAAGAGAGCAACTTCCGCCTCATCACTTCCAAGCGTAGAAAATGTGAAAATGcctaaatatatatgtatgaaaaaatttcaaaaccagGAGCCATACCCCCATAGTTGCCCCTGGATGCAGGGATTATGCCATTACATTATGGAGCGTTTCAGAGAATGCATTTTAATTTAAGTAAATCCTAGAGTCTCTACTTTAGTGCAGAATTTGTCTCtgggggtatttttttttctttttttttttttttaatactaattCTCACCTTGCCCAAAAAAGTATAACCCGCAATGGGTCAAACGCAAGAACCATAGAAACCGAGATGATATGGCTAAATCTTCATACTGGATCAGATTGGCTGGTTGAATGGGAGCCAGTAATGGCAGGCTACCCAACATCAAACAGCTCAAGACTTTTTCTCGGTAATAAAATCCACCAGCATAGATAATAACCCTagtcaataaaattaaattcatttccTCAATTCAGTAATCCATTGAAACTCTTTCTAACTCCATAAACTATAGCAATTGAAAATATAGGTTACAAGCAGTCACTATGTGCAACTCTAATTAGGTGTAAGAATCAAAAACACATCACCAAGAATTCAGGCGCAGGGCGACAGAAGCTACATAAAATTTGTGAATACAAGATGACCACAGCAAAAACTTCTTCATTCCACGCACCACTACAACTGAGAATTCTATTGTCGAGAAATTGGTGCCATTGGCATGGATGATGATTGGCTGTAGACATTACCATCAGGACCCTGAAAACCCTGGTAAGAATTTGTAGGAGGTGTTGTAAAGGGAGATATCCCGTTTATTGGAGCCCCAATTGTCTGATAACCAGGCATTGAAGGTGGGTGCTGTTGGGCCATGCCATAGCTGTATGGTACACTACTTATTGATCCAGCAGTCTGCATGAACTGGGGCACCTGGTATTGGATTTGTGGCATAGGTGGTAGCGGTGGTAGTGGCGGAGGAGATGATGAGGGCGGAGGTGGTGCCTCATTTGGAGTAAATTGTTGGCTGGTGGTAGACATATTGTGTTGGATAGAGTCAGGATGAGGGAAAGGAGGAACTGGTGGTTGTTGAAGATTTTGAGATGGTACGTACGAAGATTGGTCATTTTCAAGCTTAGGCCTCTTTTCGGAAGGGTAATCAGTAGAGGATTCTTTCACTGGATTGCCCATGACGCCCTCTGATGCAAGGGAGGATAGGACATACGAGAGCATCTGGACTGAAGACGTTGATGCGGTTAGCTTTGCTGCCACTGCAGCAGCAGCAGACTTGCGTGGGTCATCCTCAATGTGGCCAGATTTTTCAGGAAAGGAAACCTGCCGTGTGTACATTACTGGAGCTGATTGTTCCCTATCCCCCGATAAAAAGCTGTGAGGTGCTACGGGGGTTTGGGCTTCCTTCGGACTCTGCTCAGCTAGTGACTGAACTTTGTCTCTACTTAGCAACTGTTGGCAGATATAACCTGCCTGTTGTGACTGGGACTGCGCAGCCTGGAAAACAACACATAGGAAGAGGAAAGCATGCATATGCTTAGAATCTGTACAACCCATATACCAGAAAATTAGAAGGAAATCATGTTAAAGCACAATAAGAAGAGAATTTGGTCACAATTAAGAGACTTCAAATTGTGTTCCTTTGTTGTCTTGGTGACCTTTTTAAACAACACCCCCATCCTCCCCCCCCCTCAAAGAAAAACCCTGAAAAATAAACTAATCCGAACCAACACGCTAAACGCTCGGTatcaatagcaaaataataattaatagatCACATTACATAGAAGTTCAGCCATCTACTTCAACTAAATACATATGAAAAAGAGAGTACTTACAGTTTAACATTCCACATGTTCAATTTGTTAAAAAGCATAAGAAAAGATATGCAGAAAGCTAACCATTACTCCTACCAGTAGGGTTTATAAGAGTGACAAACCTGAAGTTGGTTTTGGACTTGACCCAGCTTGAATTCCTGATAATAAAACCATGTCAGCTTTATTTTCAACTAATCTCAGTATTCCATGCAATACTATGCAACTATGGAGGGTTGGAAGTGGTGagaattttaaatgaaaataaggCTCAGAGACCAGATGGATTTTCTATGGCTTTTATCCAAAAGCGTTAAAAGTGTTAAAAGAGGACATCATGGCAATTCTCAAAGGGTTTCATGGCAGAGGGAAGTTTGAGAAGAGTTTCAAAGTTACTTTTGTGTCTATTATTCCGAAGAAAGCTGGGGCAGTGGAATCAAGAATTTCTTTAGCTTAGTGGGTGGTGTACACAAAATTATCTCTATGGTCTTGGCGAATAGGTTAAAATTGGTATTGGGAAAGATTGTCTCAAGTTTTCGGAATGCATTTATTAGAGGTAGACAAATTATGGATTGCCTAGTTTTTATTATACCTGTTGAAGAGAGGTGGCTTTGGGAAGAGATGGCGAGTTTGGATAGGATATCATATATTTATGAGTGGTTTTCCATTCTCATCAATGGGTTTCCATCTGGTTTCTTTAGTAGTTCATGTGGATTACGACAAGGAGACCTATTATCTCCTTTATTAATTGTGGTTGTTATTGAGGTATTAAGTTTGATGATTTCTGCTGCTGTGGACAATGGGCTCCTCTCAATTTTCGGTGGGAGCGAGCAATCTTGAGGAGATGATAATGTCACATTTattgtttgcagatgatactTTGATCTTTGGTGACTGGTGAGCCTAATTGTGAACAACGTCGTAACCTATGATGTctattcttatgttttgaagcggtGTCGGGTTGAAGACAAACTTATCCAAGTCAAAGGTTGTTCCCGTAGGCGATGTAGGTGATGTTAAAGGGTTGGCTACCATTCTTGGGTGTAAAGTGGCTTTGTTAACGATGAAGTATTTAGGTACTTCTTATGGGAGCTCCTTACAAGGTTTCTACCATTTGGAATGGTATTACTGAGAAGATGGAACATCGgttggcaggttggaagaggcTTTATCTATCAAAGGGAAGCGGAATAGTCCAATATTTCAAAGGGTTTGGGggtgaaaattttgattcaGCTTAATCGAGCCCTTTTGGGTAAATGGTTGTGGTGGTATGGTACAAAGGAGGCTCCGTAGAGATTGGTGGTGGACATGAaatatgatagtttgagggggaggTAGGTGATCTAAGTAAGTTGCAAGGCCATATAGTGTGAAAAAGTATGAGGGGGTGGGAAGGTTTTCCTAAATTTGTGAGGTATGTGGTGTGAGATGGATCTACGGTGcggttttggcatgatttatGGTATGGGGAGTAGCTTTTGAAATTCTCTTTTCCAGAATTATTCACTATTGCTCGTTGTAAGGATGCATGGGTGGCAGATCATATTCAATTTCAGAATGGGAACATTCATTAAAATATATTCTTTACAAGACCCGTAAAGGATTGAGGTGAAAATGGTCCATGATTTCTTTGAGGAGTTGTATTCCCAAAGAGTAAGGCAAGGAGGTGAGGATAAATTGTGTTGGATTCCTTCATAAAGGAAATTGTTTGAGGTGAGGTCTTATTGGAAACTCTTAACTTTAGATGATTTATGAAAGAGGCATGTTATTGTAGTGAattgatgttgtatgtgtaagaaaaGTGAGGAGTCTATTAatcatctccttcttcattgtgaggttgcaaaGGAATTATGGAGCTTGCTTTTCAATTGTTTGGGGATGAAAGGGTTATGCTCGAAGGTTGAGATTTGTTGGTGAGTTGAGGTGGACAATTGGGACATCTAAATGTTTTGGAACTATGGAGGTTGTCTAGTTTATGTTTAATGTGGTATATTTGACGAGAAAAGAATGCAAGGAGCTTTGAAGATCATGAGATGACAATGTTGAGCTGAAGATGTTATTCCAACTCCTTTATACATGGATAGTAGCATTTATTAGATTTCTTGTTTataatttctctttgtttttggagttttattctacgttttttttttttttatacattaggggttctcttgtataattCACATGTACTAGAGTTGCACCATTCtatgcttttaatgaatttaaattacttatatataaaaaatatggagTAGTCTGGCCAACCAACCTGCTCCTGGAGAGCTTCTCTTAAATGAGAGACAAGACTTGTTCTGGATGACTCAACTGCCATTAGTTGTTCAATACAGTCCCTCAATACAGCATGCTGCCCCTGCAGCTCCTCCACAAATGCAGATCCATGGAATTTCCCTATTAAAACAAACAGTtcagagaaaagaaagatcCAGGAAGATGTGAACAACAAAAGTCCCAATGACAGGAATCATGGACAACCAATAAAATATACTGCAGACTTTATTTATACATTTTGATCCGGATTTTAGATTGGGTTGGTTCTGGATATGAATATCAGACAATTTATACTACAAAGTTTGGTTTAATCAATTGGGTGTCTATGTATTTGATACATAAgtattttctatctttttaatATGTCAGACAATGACAGTAGTTAATATTGAGATCCAAGATTCCAAAAATCCGGGTCAGTTTTATAAACTGTCTGAAATATGTACATATAGCAAATTGATTACAGGTAGTCCTAAATCTTTCTTTTGACTGCATGAATCCAGGTGGAAATCTATCCTAATCATATTGATACAAGAAGCACAAATCGCAACTCGTCAATTACTAGTCAAATGGAGTCACTTCAAGATTTTCttccaacaaaaaaactaatgatGATGGCAGCacccaaaaaaatcttcatctagttaaaataaaaatctgtttCTTAAATTGTAAAATGTGAAAA
This window of the Corylus avellana chromosome ca5, CavTom2PMs-1.0 genome carries:
- the LOC132182462 gene encoding uncharacterized protein LOC132182462; this encodes MGSTFNPQILMEKLAKLNNSQASIETLSHWCIFHMNKAKQVVETWDRQFHCSPREQRLAFLYLANDILQNSRRKGSEFVGEFWKVLPDALRDAIESGDEFGRNAALRLIGIWEERKVFGSRGQILKEELAGRHLENSNKNGKNLNVKLRPPAGNTLEKIVSDYHVVYGGQLDEDNILSKCRNAISSLEKVDKEIGSDINSGKFHGSAFVEELQGQHAVLRDCIEQLMAVESSRTSLVSHLREALQEQEFKLGQVQNQLQAAQSQSQQAGYICQQLLSRDKVQSLAEQSPKEAQTPVAPHSFLSGDREQSAPVMYTRQVSFPEKSGHIEDDPRKSAAAAVAAKLTASTSSVQMLSYVLSSLASEGVMGNPVKESSTDYPSEKRPKLENDQSSYVPSQNLQQPPVPPFPHPDSIQHNMSTTSQQFTPNEAPPPPSSSPPPLPPLPPMPQIQYQVPQFMQTAGSISSVPYSYGMAQQHPPSMPGYQTIGAPINGISPFTTPPTNSYQGFQGPDGNVYSQSSSMPMAPISRQ